Proteins encoded together in one Candidatus Xianfuyuplasma coldseepsis window:
- the rsmD gene encoding 16S rRNA (guanine(966)-N(2))-methyltransferase RsmD, with amino-acid sequence MRIISGRYRHRLIKEVPSDATRETKDRVKESIFNSLHNQLTQATVLDLFAGSGSLGLEALSRGAGHIDFVDQSELARQTINTNSKMLDVFDNVTIHKMDAMTFLQSTTTIYDVILLDPPYDVNIIDDIIAFIATHKRLSSQGTIVALYGKKTSLNVGEYGIIDVKKKTIGITNVSFMKWSDAA; translated from the coding sequence ATGCGGATCATTAGTGGACGATATCGTCATCGATTGATAAAAGAAGTACCAAGTGACGCCACACGGGAAACCAAAGACCGTGTCAAGGAGTCCATTTTTAACAGTCTTCATAATCAGCTCACGCAAGCGACGGTATTGGATTTGTTTGCCGGAAGTGGTAGTTTAGGACTCGAAGCCCTTAGTCGTGGGGCTGGACATATCGACTTTGTCGATCAAAGTGAACTAGCAAGACAAACCATCAATACCAATTCAAAGATGCTGGATGTTTTCGACAACGTTACGATTCATAAAATGGATGCAATGACATTTCTACAATCAACAACCACCATCTATGATGTGATTTTACTCGATCCACCATACGATGTGAATATCATCGACGACATCATCGCATTTATCGCTACCCACAAGCGTCTATCATCACAGGGAACCATCGTTGCGCTCTATGGTAAAAAGACATCGCTAAATGTGGGAGAATATGGTATAATTGATGTGAAAAAGAAGACCATTGGTATAACCAATGTATCCTTTATGAAATGGAGCGATGCGGCATGA
- a CDS encoding rhodanese-like domain-containing protein has translation MHNFDDKINHIHPHELVKKMTTETVNVIDIREPFELKELPFEGARNIPMNILIMFHSEFLNTDETYYILCHHGQRSYTVTEFLQEYGYKVINVLGGVDLVN, from the coding sequence GTGCATAATTTCGACGATAAAATCAACCATATTCATCCCCATGAGTTGGTAAAAAAAATGACAACGGAAACCGTCAATGTGATTGACATTCGGGAACCCTTCGAACTAAAAGAACTACCATTTGAAGGAGCCAGAAACATCCCGATGAACATTCTCATTATGTTTCATTCAGAGTTTCTAAATACCGACGAAACATATTACATTCTTTGCCATCACGGTCAACGCAGTTACACGGTTACAGAATTCTTACAAGAATATGGATATAAGGTTATCAATGTTCTTGGAGGAGTAGATTTGGTCAATTAG
- the glmU gene encoding bifunctional UDP-N-acetylglucosamine diphosphorylase/glucosamine-1-phosphate N-acetyltransferase GlmU, protein MKNYAIVLAAGKGTRMKTDLPKCAFPILKKPMIKYIHENIEKSVIDETLVVVGYQKEVLKDVLEDRVKYVVQEQQRGTGHAIMMCKEAMANKRGTTIIMLGDMPLIDAKVIDKVVNYHSDKDNDLTVLTTKYQQPKGYGRIIRNEYGNIEAIVEHNDCTFEQKKIKEVNTGIYVVKNHLLFKEIDKIQVNPRKQEYYLTDIVSIMKQAEYRVDAFELWDSEKVMGVNDLYSVSIAEKYLRNEINKMHMLNGVSIVTPETVTIGHNVTIENNVTIYPNTYITGDSVIKSGSKIGPNTEIHSSLIHNNVRVQHSLVFDSEIRSDATVGPFAHLRNGAVIGERNRIGNFVEIKKSIIGDDTKASHLAYIGDTTTGTGVNFGCGSITVNYDGINKHPTTIGDDVFIGCNTNLIAPVNIGDRVFIAAGSTVTKDVPAGALAIARNHQINKEDYSKNLITPKDDRK, encoded by the coding sequence ATGAAAAACTATGCAATTGTACTTGCCGCAGGAAAAGGAACACGAATGAAAACGGACTTGCCAAAATGTGCATTTCCGATTTTGAAAAAACCAATGATTAAATACATACATGAGAACATTGAGAAGAGTGTCATTGATGAAACATTGGTTGTCGTTGGATACCAAAAAGAAGTACTGAAAGACGTCTTAGAAGATCGTGTAAAATACGTTGTTCAGGAACAACAAAGAGGTACTGGACACGCGATTATGATGTGTAAAGAAGCAATGGCAAACAAACGTGGTACTACGATTATCATGCTCGGAGACATGCCATTAATTGATGCTAAAGTCATCGATAAAGTTGTCAACTATCACAGCGATAAGGATAACGATTTAACCGTATTAACGACCAAATACCAACAACCCAAAGGATACGGTCGCATTATTCGCAATGAATACGGTAATATCGAAGCGATTGTCGAACACAACGACTGCACCTTTGAACAAAAGAAAATCAAAGAAGTAAATACGGGTATTTATGTCGTGAAGAATCACTTGTTGTTTAAAGAAATCGACAAGATTCAAGTCAATCCACGAAAACAAGAATATTATCTCACTGATATTGTATCGATTATGAAACAAGCCGAATATCGTGTCGATGCATTTGAACTGTGGGATAGTGAAAAGGTCATGGGTGTCAACGATCTTTATTCGGTTAGTATTGCCGAGAAGTATTTACGGAATGAAATCAATAAAATGCATATGTTAAATGGTGTTAGTATCGTGACACCAGAAACCGTCACGATTGGGCACAACGTCACCATTGAAAACAACGTTACGATTTATCCAAACACCTACATTACAGGAGATTCCGTCATTAAAAGTGGCAGTAAAATCGGTCCTAACACGGAAATTCACTCCTCTTTGATTCATAATAACGTTCGCGTCCAACACAGTTTAGTGTTTGACAGTGAAATACGTAGTGACGCAACCGTTGGTCCTTTTGCTCACTTGCGCAATGGTGCTGTCATAGGTGAACGTAACCGGATTGGGAACTTTGTCGAAATTAAGAAATCAATCATTGGCGACGATACCAAAGCCTCGCACTTGGCTTATATCGGTGATACGACTACTGGTACCGGTGTCAACTTTGGATGCGGTAGTATAACTGTCAACTACGATGGCATCAACAAACATCCAACCACCATTGGCGACGATGTCTTTATCGGATGCAATACCAATTTGATTGCACCAGTGAATATTGGGGACCGCGTCTTTATCGCCGCTGGTTCAACTGTAACAAAAGATGTTCCTGCAGGAGCGCTTGCGATTGCACGGAACCACCAAATCAACAAAGAAGACTACTCGAAAAACTTGATTACGCCAAAAGATGATCGAAAATAG
- a CDS encoding TIGR02206 family membrane protein, whose translation MTFFDYESPYRTGNFISLTTTEYVVPFIILALLVGALLYYRDYLRQHVLMQQRLERIVGVVFLVVYVSHYLLRFNLYRFDTIILPFQLCGISMMFAIYLLFSGNKNVYAFVLYTGVLGGLTSLFTPIMGYDSAYYRYYQFYGAHILLILTPIYYMVVKSYYPTAKSTVNAFLILQGLALFMGVFNYFYHTDFMFIFVDPVKETKFPMIKKFGGVPYYIIWMELVGLAGFYLMYKVTTLIEQYRVQQVEYQNQ comes from the coding sequence ATGACGTTTTTTGACTATGAGAGTCCCTATCGCACTGGGAACTTCATCTCCTTAACAACAACCGAATACGTTGTTCCATTCATCATATTAGCACTACTTGTAGGTGCTTTACTATATTACCGTGACTATCTACGACAGCATGTATTAATGCAACAGCGACTAGAGCGCATTGTTGGTGTCGTCTTTCTTGTCGTGTATGTAAGTCACTATTTGCTACGCTTCAACTTGTATCGATTTGACACCATCATTCTCCCGTTTCAACTCTGTGGTATCAGCATGATGTTTGCAATCTATTTGTTATTTAGTGGGAATAAAAATGTATATGCATTTGTTCTATATACTGGTGTTTTAGGTGGATTGACGAGTTTGTTTACACCGATAATGGGATATGACTCCGCATATTATCGATATTATCAGTTCTATGGGGCTCATATCTTATTAATCCTCACCCCGATTTATTATATGGTTGTCAAATCGTATTATCCCACTGCAAAAAGCACAGTAAACGCCTTTCTTATATTGCAAGGTTTAGCACTATTCATGGGTGTCTTCAATTATTTTTACCACACGGATTTTATGTTCATCTTTGTCGATCCCGTCAAAGAAACCAAATTTCCAATGATTAAGAAATTTGGTGGCGTTCCATATTATATTATTTGGATGGAACTTGTCGGATTGGCTGGATTTTATCTAATGTATAAGGTTACAACCTTGATTGAACAGTACCGCGTTCAACAAGTCGAATATCAAAACCAATAG
- a CDS encoding phosphoglucosamine mutase, producing the protein MAKYFGTDGIRGRYNIEINNTMAFQLGQSLKSVLGTTKLVIGMDTRESSSELMYSVVSGAQTVGVDVMVAGVVATPLISLYSYQKQVTGVMITASHNPYKDNGIKVFDNGKKLTQEQELAIEAYMDNVSEFEVTTFGETFSGEDVLDTYLDLIESVGFYETDFRIGVDSANGANYLIARGIFQELTKSFYQMGDEPNGTNINDGVGSTHLEALQAFVKKWELDIGFAFDGDGDRVLIVDFDQTIIDGDQIIYLLAVYLNNLGLLKKQTVVLTKMSNLGIIKAFERQGINVVLTDVGDKYVLQAIEDGGYSIGGENSGHIILRDYLHTGDGLLVALFVLKVLQDSEQSLQELLADITMWPQQLVNIRTYNKDILDDHRIQQVVQDVTEELGSDGKVLVRASGTEPLVRVTISCETTEQVDIYMKQIVDVITMVKEEV; encoded by the coding sequence ATGGCAAAATACTTTGGAACCGACGGTATTCGCGGTCGGTACAATATCGAAATTAATAACACAATGGCATTTCAACTAGGTCAGAGTCTAAAATCGGTCCTAGGAACCACAAAATTGGTCATTGGAATGGATACAAGAGAATCCTCCAGTGAATTGATGTATAGTGTCGTTAGCGGAGCACAAACCGTCGGTGTTGACGTGATGGTAGCAGGCGTCGTAGCCACGCCACTCATCAGTCTATACAGTTATCAAAAACAAGTGACGGGAGTCATGATTACTGCATCACATAATCCCTATAAAGACAATGGGATTAAGGTATTTGATAACGGAAAAAAACTAACCCAAGAACAAGAACTGGCTATCGAAGCATACATGGATAATGTGTCCGAATTTGAAGTCACAACGTTTGGCGAAACCTTTAGTGGGGAAGATGTCTTGGATACATATTTGGATCTCATTGAATCGGTTGGCTTTTACGAAACCGACTTTCGAATCGGAGTCGACAGTGCTAACGGAGCCAATTATCTAATTGCTCGAGGAATCTTTCAAGAATTAACAAAATCGTTCTATCAAATGGGAGATGAACCTAACGGAACCAATATAAATGATGGCGTTGGAAGCACGCATCTTGAAGCCCTTCAAGCCTTTGTCAAGAAGTGGGAGTTGGATATCGGTTTTGCCTTTGATGGCGATGGTGATCGCGTATTAATTGTTGACTTTGATCAAACCATTATCGATGGGGATCAAATCATTTATCTCCTCGCAGTTTATCTGAACAACCTTGGATTGCTGAAGAAGCAAACGGTTGTCTTAACGAAAATGAGTAATCTGGGAATTATCAAAGCATTTGAACGCCAAGGAATCAACGTTGTCCTGACGGATGTTGGTGACAAATATGTGTTACAAGCGATTGAAGATGGCGGATATAGCATCGGTGGTGAAAATAGTGGCCACATCATCCTACGAGATTACTTACATACTGGGGATGGATTGCTGGTCGCACTGTTTGTACTTAAAGTATTACAAGATTCGGAACAATCACTCCAAGAGTTGCTTGCAGACATCACCATGTGGCCGCAACAACTTGTCAATATCCGAACATATAATAAAGACATCTTAGATGATCATCGGATTCAGCAAGTCGTACAAGACGTCACGGAAGAACTGGGATCGGATGGGAAAGTACTGGTTCGCGCTAGTGGAACAGAACCGTTGGTTCGCGTCACCATTAGTTGTGAAACCACCGAACAAGTCGATATTTATATGAAACAAATCGTCGATGTAATCACAATGGTAAAGGAGGAAGTATAA
- a CDS encoding M42 family metallopeptidase, which produces MNILKDMSMLNGIPGNEKEVRNYMKLQMDGFAEVSFDNLGSIIGEKIGAKNGPKIMVAGHMDEVGFMVTTITDEGYVKFTAAGGWWSQVMLAQQLNITTSSGAVVRGVIGAKAPHILTPEERKKPVEIKDMFIDVGVDDKDAAIALGIKPGDMVTPYIEYKELSNPKYLLGKAWDNRVGCAAAIEVLQQLQDTPHPNRYYAVGTVMEEVGLRGAATSAHKINPDIGIALDTTIAFDFPGGNKNTQLGKGVGIMFKDSSMVGHKGLRDYTVELCEKHDIPYQLTYLERGGTDGGAMHLATDGAPSIALCLPVRYLHSHTSIVHKDDYDAMVKLVVKLVETLDQETVHNITYER; this is translated from the coding sequence ATGAACATATTAAAAGACATGTCAATGTTAAATGGGATTCCCGGAAATGAAAAAGAAGTTCGCAACTACATGAAACTACAAATGGACGGCTTTGCTGAAGTTAGTTTTGATAATTTAGGTAGTATCATCGGTGAAAAGATCGGGGCAAAGAATGGTCCGAAAATCATGGTCGCCGGTCATATGGATGAAGTCGGATTTATGGTCACAACGATTACCGATGAAGGGTATGTGAAGTTTACCGCAGCAGGTGGTTGGTGGTCGCAAGTCATGCTAGCTCAACAGCTGAACATTACTACAAGTAGCGGAGCCGTTGTTCGTGGTGTGATTGGGGCGAAAGCACCCCATATTTTAACCCCCGAAGAACGAAAAAAACCAGTGGAGATAAAAGATATGTTTATCGATGTTGGTGTCGATGACAAAGATGCAGCGATTGCCCTAGGAATTAAACCTGGTGATATGGTGACACCATATATCGAATACAAAGAACTGAGCAATCCGAAATACTTGCTCGGAAAAGCATGGGATAACCGTGTAGGTTGTGCTGCAGCAATCGAGGTATTACAACAATTACAAGATACACCACATCCAAATCGCTATTATGCGGTCGGGACAGTAATGGAAGAAGTTGGATTGCGTGGTGCAGCAACCAGTGCCCATAAAATCAATCCTGACATTGGGATTGCGCTAGATACCACAATTGCTTTTGATTTTCCTGGAGGAAATAAAAATACTCAGTTAGGAAAAGGCGTCGGAATCATGTTTAAAGATAGTAGTATGGTGGGGCATAAAGGGCTTCGTGACTATACTGTTGAGCTTTGTGAAAAACATGATATTCCATACCAATTAACCTATCTTGAACGCGGTGGTACCGACGGTGGCGCGATGCATCTGGCAACCGATGGAGCACCAAGTATTGCCCTTTGTTTACCGGTACGTTATCTCCATTCGCATACATCAATCGTTCATAAAGATGATTATGATGCGATGGTAAAACTTGTGGTAAAACTAGTGGAAACACTGGATCAAGAAACCGTACATAATATTACATACGAACGATAA
- the rplT gene encoding 50S ribosomal protein L20, with translation MPRVKGGNVARKRRKKVLKLAKGYFGSKHLLYRTAHEQVMKSLTYAYRDRKQRKRNFRKLWITRINAAARPNGLSYSRFINGLNLAGVEINRKMLADIAVNDPEGFANICDIAKKGLAGEAVAAPKADPKPVKKEEIKQEVKAEVKEEIVEEIIDEVKEEVKEEIIDEVKEAVSDLNSMTVAELKALAKSRGLSGYSSLKKAELVDLLK, from the coding sequence ATGCCAAGAGTAAAAGGCGGAAACGTAGCCCGCAAAAGACGTAAGAAAGTATTAAAATTAGCCAAAGGGTATTTTGGCTCAAAACATTTATTATATCGTACTGCACATGAACAAGTGATGAAATCCTTGACCTATGCATATCGCGATCGAAAACAACGGAAACGGAACTTCCGTAAATTATGGATTACCCGGATCAACGCTGCAGCTCGTCCCAATGGACTAAGCTATTCTCGTTTTATCAACGGATTAAACTTAGCTGGTGTCGAAATCAACCGTAAAATGTTAGCCGATATCGCTGTCAACGATCCTGAAGGATTCGCAAATATTTGCGACATCGCGAAAAAAGGATTAGCTGGTGAAGCAGTTGCTGCACCAAAAGCCGATCCCAAACCAGTTAAAAAAGAAGAAATCAAACAAGAAGTAAAAGCAGAAGTTAAAGAAGAAATCGTTGAAGAAATCATCGACGAAGTGAAAGAGGAAGTCAAAGAAGAAATCATTGATGAAGTGAAAGAAGCTGTCTCTGATTTGAATTCGATGACCGTTGCTGAGTTAAAAGCATTAGCAAAAAGCCGTGGTCTTTCAGGATATTCTTCATTGAAAAAAGCAGAACTCGTTGATTTATTAAAATAA
- the rpmI gene encoding 50S ribosomal protein L35, with amino-acid sequence MPKMKTHSGTKKRVKKTATGKVKVSHAFRGHLLSAKSTNTKRAHRKANFISKADLKRIRQQIDNIK; translated from the coding sequence ATGCCAAAAATGAAAACCCACTCTGGTACGAAAAAAAGAGTGAAAAAAACCGCAACAGGAAAAGTTAAAGTGTCCCACGCATTCCGTGGCCACTTATTGAGTGCAAAAAGCACAAATACCAAACGTGCTCACCGCAAAGCAAATTTTATAAGTAAAGCCGATTTGAAACGTATCCGTCAACAAATCGATAATATCAAGTAG
- the glmS gene encoding glutamine--fructose-6-phosphate transaminase (isomerizing) — protein MCGIVGYIGTKDAREIIINGLKRLEYRGYDSAGIALQNCENGDFNMYKDKGRVAHLESITDFSYSSCLGIGHTRWATHGVPNQENSHPQTSNTGRFFIVHNGVIDNYKELITSHLNDSVFSSETDTEVIAHLIERYSYTMSVNEAIRKTMSLLEGSYALAIIDTYNPYRLYACKNKSPLLIGVSDDGVIVASDVMACVGYSDRFVPLEDKTFVEIDGAKYHIRDIIGKEVVHKERPIDVDYFNIEKGEFSHFMLKEIMEQPAALRTIIGTYFNDDGSVRVNRNILDAIRTSDRLYIIAAGTSMNAGYVGKELFETLAEIPTEVHIASEFAYNMPLLSDNPLFIFISQSGETADLRAVLVNIKAKGYRSLTITNVKTSTLAREADHYVEIMAGPEIAVASTKAYTAQIAILSILAYGLESHRMDLRKELSKVAISIENIIDRRDYIEALVEEYLTKRNCFYIGRGIDYYGCLEASLKLKEISYIQTEGFAAGELKHGTIALIEEGTPVIAIISQRAIAKNTRSNLNEVKSRGAKTLVISTKSVHQSEDQIVVDDVYESFSPILTVIPAQFIAYYAALHRGYDIDKPRNLAKSVTVE, from the coding sequence ATGTGCGGAATTGTTGGGTACATAGGTACCAAAGATGCAAGGGAAATAATTATTAATGGTCTGAAGCGATTGGAATATCGTGGATACGACTCGGCTGGGATTGCCCTTCAAAATTGTGAGAATGGCGATTTTAACATGTACAAGGACAAAGGACGTGTTGCTCATCTAGAGTCGATTACGGATTTTTCGTATAGTTCCTGTTTGGGAATTGGTCATACACGTTGGGCGACGCATGGCGTACCCAATCAAGAAAATTCACATCCACAAACATCCAATACGGGCCGTTTTTTTATTGTTCATAATGGGGTAATCGATAATTATAAAGAGTTGATTACATCGCATTTAAACGACAGTGTATTTTCGAGTGAAACCGATACGGAGGTCATTGCGCATTTAATTGAGCGTTATAGTTACACCATGAGCGTAAACGAAGCGATTCGGAAAACGATGAGTTTGCTAGAGGGATCCTATGCTTTAGCGATTATTGATACCTATAATCCATATCGTCTATACGCGTGTAAAAATAAGAGTCCTCTGTTAATCGGTGTCAGTGATGATGGGGTCATTGTCGCAAGTGATGTCATGGCTTGTGTTGGATATAGTGATCGTTTTGTTCCACTAGAAGACAAAACATTTGTTGAGATTGATGGGGCAAAATACCATATTCGTGACATCATCGGTAAAGAAGTTGTACATAAAGAACGTCCAATTGATGTCGACTATTTCAATATTGAAAAAGGGGAATTCTCCCACTTTATGTTGAAAGAAATCATGGAACAACCCGCGGCATTACGCACAATCATCGGGACCTATTTCAATGATGACGGTAGTGTACGTGTCAATCGTAATATATTGGACGCCATTCGAACGAGTGATCGGTTATATATTATTGCTGCAGGAACCAGTATGAATGCGGGATATGTCGGTAAGGAGTTATTCGAAACGTTGGCGGAGATTCCCACGGAGGTTCATATTGCGAGTGAGTTCGCCTATAACATGCCGTTACTCTCTGACAATCCTTTGTTCATCTTTATCTCACAAAGTGGAGAGACTGCCGATTTACGGGCGGTTTTGGTGAATATTAAAGCCAAAGGGTATCGTAGTTTAACGATAACCAATGTGAAAACCAGTACGTTGGCCCGGGAAGCAGACCACTACGTCGAGATCATGGCTGGACCGGAGATTGCGGTTGCCAGTACCAAAGCCTATACAGCTCAGATTGCGATATTATCAATCTTGGCATATGGCTTAGAATCGCATCGAATGGACCTTCGAAAAGAATTGAGTAAGGTTGCGATAAGCATTGAAAATATCATTGATCGCCGCGATTATATCGAGGCTTTAGTCGAAGAATATCTAACCAAACGTAATTGTTTCTATATTGGCCGTGGAATTGATTATTACGGGTGTCTAGAAGCGAGTTTAAAATTGAAAGAAATCAGCTATATTCAAACCGAAGGGTTTGCTGCTGGAGAACTGAAACATGGGACGATTGCCTTAATTGAAGAAGGCACACCTGTGATTGCAATCATATCTCAACGAGCGATTGCGAAAAATACAAGATCAAACTTAAACGAAGTAAAAAGTCGTGGTGCGAAGACGCTTGTTATCTCAACCAAAAGCGTTCATCAATCCGAGGATCAGATTGTCGTTGATGATGTCTACGAATCCTTTAGTCCAATTTTAACGGTTATACCAGCCCAGTTCATTGCTTATTATGCGGCATTGCATCGCGGGTATGACATTGACAAACCACGAAATCTCGCAAAAAGTGTGACCGTAGAATAA
- a CDS encoding MarR family winged helix-turn-helix transcriptional regulator encodes MVKEICYKLNKSSMLYKRLMSKHLEEMNITYAQLMVLRVIDAEPGITAKEILLQMDTDKATLSGVISRLERDNYIYRVQNDKDGRVRNIYVSEGSEKLCADVNVIEEACMKELMSGIKEEDAEHFLHVLDMFIANQVRKIDEKF; translated from the coding sequence ATGGTTAAAGAGATCTGTTATAAATTGAATAAGAGCAGTATGCTATACAAACGGTTGATGTCCAAACACTTAGAAGAAATGAATATTACGTATGCACAATTGATGGTATTACGCGTAATTGATGCGGAACCGGGTATTACTGCAAAGGAAATCTTACTCCAAATGGATACGGATAAGGCAACCTTATCCGGAGTGATTTCTCGTTTGGAACGGGATAACTATATCTATCGTGTTCAAAATGACAAAGATGGACGTGTCCGCAATATTTATGTATCCGAAGGTTCGGAAAAATTGTGTGCGGATGTCAATGTCATTGAAGAAGCTTGTATGAAAGAACTGATGTCTGGAATTAAAGAAGAGGATGCGGAGCATTTCCTTCACGTTTTGGATATGTTCATTGCCAATCAAGTACGTAAAATTGACGAGAAGTTTTAA
- the infC gene encoding translation initiation factor IF-3: MIIAEDGEKLGVMSKNEAIDLAYERDLDVFVVAPSAKPPVAKFMDYNRHKYEQQRKQREARKNQKVVSLKEIRLSPKIDIHDFETKLRNGRKFLEKGDKLKVSIRFRGREMAYTNKGREVMLNFAEKCADIATIESYPKQDGRNMYMRLAPIKDKK, translated from the coding sequence ATGATTATCGCTGAAGATGGTGAGAAATTAGGTGTTATGAGTAAAAATGAAGCGATTGATTTGGCGTATGAACGTGACTTGGATGTATTTGTTGTGGCACCTAGTGCCAAACCTCCAGTAGCGAAATTCATGGATTATAATCGCCACAAATACGAACAACAACGAAAACAACGTGAAGCTCGTAAAAATCAAAAAGTTGTCTCTCTTAAAGAAATTCGCTTAAGTCCAAAAATCGACATTCATGATTTTGAAACAAAATTACGGAATGGCCGTAAATTCTTGGAAAAAGGCGATAAGCTAAAAGTATCGATCCGTTTCCGCGGACGTGAAATGGCCTATACCAACAAAGGACGCGAAGTCATGTTAAACTTCGCTGAGAAATGTGCAGACATTGCCACCATTGAAAGTTATCCGAAACAAGATGGTCGGAACATGTACATGAGATTGGCACCAATCAAAGATAAAAAATAA
- a CDS encoding O-antigen ligase family protein, whose protein sequence is MKTILKHISYDLYLIGLITLTFISFMGPLEEYLMPLLVGIGFLFILANKSIFYVIPIPFFVQMSFGGMRDNVQVTTIYTIIFVLMIAVDMIKNRTITNKGKLTIPLAILVGLSVLTHFNSPDLFTTFAGFMQIASVLGLYFYFINTLQSSDDNYRYVAKLMMYMSVLVSMQMMYVIYDSGELATTIIRTRTIDLGWENLNIIIYSNLISIPLIAYLIHESKIKIFYMIFAVVSMIGIFLTLSRSSVLTLGVMVALIIPTMFILSKQKGYLIGQGFVLILMLLIVAYITEQRFELLSGYIDAFEQRDLYAVDDRIELLYVAWNQLKQHPLFGSGGLYSSRIHLANAGFQAVNYHNTMAQASTLGILGVIGFYYLFLEKTRLIMLSKSSFKWFVLIMVFTTAFVNGTLQPMYFYTTYMVFLFLVLASIEVSEMNDVRKSN, encoded by the coding sequence ATGAAAACAATCCTTAAACACATTTCCTATGATCTCTATTTGATCGGGTTAATAACCTTGACATTCATTAGTTTCATGGGACCATTAGAAGAATACTTAATGCCACTACTTGTTGGGATTGGTTTTTTGTTCATTCTTGCCAATAAGAGTATATTTTACGTCATCCCGATACCATTCTTTGTCCAAATGAGTTTTGGTGGAATGCGAGATAACGTGCAAGTAACAACCATATACACGATTATTTTTGTATTGATGATTGCCGTTGACATGATTAAAAACCGGACCATTACGAATAAAGGGAAATTAACCATTCCCCTTGCCATATTAGTTGGACTGTCTGTTCTAACGCATTTTAACAGCCCCGACTTGTTTACAACATTTGCTGGATTTATGCAGATTGCCAGTGTTCTTGGTCTTTATTTCTACTTCATTAATACCTTGCAATCGAGTGATGATAACTACCGTTATGTAGCAAAATTGATGATGTATATGAGTGTCCTCGTGTCGATGCAAATGATGTATGTCATTTATGATTCTGGTGAACTAGCGACGACAATCATCCGCACAAGAACGATTGATTTAGGCTGGGAAAACTTGAATATTATCATCTATAGTAATCTCATCAGTATTCCCCTTATTGCCTACTTAATTCACGAATCAAAAATAAAAATCTTTTATATGATCTTTGCCGTTGTTAGTATGATTGGTATCTTCTTAACGTTATCGCGTTCCAGTGTCCTTACCCTAGGTGTCATGGTTGCTTTAATTATCCCGACAATGTTTATCTTATCGAAGCAAAAAGGGTACTTGATTGGTCAAGGTTTTGTCTTGATATTGATGTTGTTGATTGTTGCGTATATTACAGAACAACGATTTGAACTACTCAGTGGGTACATCGACGCCTTTGAACAGCGTGATTTGTATGCCGTCGATGATCGGATTGAATTATTGTACGTTGCATGGAATCAACTAAAACAGCATCCATTATTTGGAAGTGGTGGACTATATTCATCACGAATCCATCTTGCTAATGCAGGATTTCAAGCCGTCAATTATCACAACACAATGGCGCAAGCAAGCACCCTTGGAATTCTTGGAGTTATCGGTTTTTATTATCTCTTTTTAGAAAAGACCCGATTGATTATGTTAAGCAAATCGTCATTTAAATGGTTTGTTCTAATCATGGTCTTTACTACCGCGTTTGTTAATGGAACCTTGCAACCAATGTATTTTTACACGACCTATATGGTCTTTCTATTTCTTGTCTTAGCAAGTATCGAAGTGTCCGAAATGAACGATGTTCGCAAGTCTAATTAA